CCACGCGCTGACCGTGCGGCCCCGAAAGGCACCGCAACGCCAAAGCGTCATAAAAAAACCCGTGTAGAGCTTGATATTGAAGCCCGCGAGCGCAAACGTCAGAAGAGACACAGTGGCAATCGCTCAGGGGCGAGAACCAATGTTGAGGGTAGCAATAAAACGGGGTCAACTCAGGCTCAAGAGAAAGATCCGCGTATTGGCAGCAAAGTGCCTGTACCTCTGGTGGTCGAGAGCAAGGCAAAAGCGAAGCCAACCACTAAGCCAGTGGCCAAAGTTGAAGCTAAGCCACGCCTGACGCCGGAAGAAGAGCTAACCAAGCTGGAAAACGATGAGCGTCTGGATGCATTGCTGGACAGACTCGATAACGATGAAGTATTGAGTAAAGAAGACCAGGCTTACGTTGATCTGACGTTAGACCGTATCGATGCACTAATGGAGCAATTAGGCATTGAGCTGGGTGACGACGAAGATGACGAAGAGCGCGAAGAAAAGCCGGAAGATATCTTAAAATTACTGAAGAGTGGTAATCCAAAAGATACATTTTAAGGCATGAAGTGGGTGATCCCGATAATAGCCCTACTACTTACATGTTATCTATTGTGGTTATTGGGTAAACTATGGCGGCTGTCGCAACGAAGAAAGCAGTTGCGCAGCGCTTCTGTGGCCAGACAACGAAAACATCTACCCCCTAACCGGCCCGGTAAGCGAAAATATCGGAAGGAATGAACATGTCTGAAAACGCTGTAGTTTGGGATCTGTCCCTGATTCAAAAATATAATTATTCAGGGCCGCGCTATACTTCTTACCCCACAGCCCTTGAGTTTAGTGAAGAGTACGATGAATCTGCTTTTCAGCAAGCAGTGAAACGTTATCCACAGCGGCCTTTATCGCTGTATGTGCATATCCCGTTTTGTCATAAGCTTTGCTACTTCTGTGGCTGTAATAAGCTGGTGACACGCCAACAGCATAAAGCTGATGAATACCTGGCGGTTTTGGAAAAAGAGATCCGCCAGCGGGCTGCGTTATTTGCCGGTCGCCAGGTCAGCCAGATGCATTGGGGCGGCGGCACGCCAACTTATCTAAATAAAACACAAATTACTCATTTGATGAATCTGTTGCGTGAAAACTTTGATTTTCTACCCGGCGCAGAGCAGTCAATTGAAGTTGATCCGCGTGAAATTGAGCTGGATGTGCTCGATCATCTGCGTGCTGAAGGGTTTAATCGCCTGAGCATGGGGGTGCAGGATTTCAATAAAGAGGTTCAACGGCTGGTTAACCGTGAGCAAGATGAAGATTTTATCTTTGCACTGATTGCCCGCGCTAAGGCGCTGGGATTTAACTCAACCAATATTGATTTGATTTATGGTTTGCCAAAACAGACGCCAGAAAGTTTTGCTTTTACCCTCAAGCGGGTAGCAGAACTCAATCCTGATCGCTTGAGCGTATTTAATTACGCCCATTTGCCGAGTCTGTTTGCCGCACAGCGTAAAATTAAATATGCGGATTTGCCAACTGCCGAGCAGCGACTGGATATTTTGCAACATACCATCAGTTTCTTAACGGAATCTGGCTATCAGTTCATTGGTATGGATCATTTTGCCCGACCAGACGATGAGCTAGCGATTGCCCAGCGTGAAGGTAAATTACATCGTAATTTCCAGGGCTATACCACCCAAGGTGAGAGCGATTTACTTGGTTTGGGGGTTTCTGCCATCAGCATGTTAGGTGACAGTTACGCGCAAAATGAAAAAGATTTGAAGACTTACTATGCCGTTGTCGAACAGCGTGGCAATGCCTTATGGCGTGGCCTGACCATGACTGAAGATGATTGTTTGCGCCGCGACGTGATTAAGACACTGATTTGTAACTTCCAAATCAGTTATCAGCCGATTGAACAGCATTATGGTATTCGTTTCGCTGATTATTTTGCTGAAGATTTTGAGTTGCTCACCCCCTTTGAACACGATGGGCTGGTGGAGCGAGATGATAAGAGTATCCGTGTAACTCCGCGCGGGCGTTTACTCATTCGTAATATTTGTATGTGTTTCGATATCTATTTACGTAAACAGGCGCGCAAGCAGCAGTTCTCCCGCGTGATCTGATAAAGAGGTTGCTCATAAACCTATTTTGTCACACTGAGACTTGCGGGGTGACTGCACCGATGGGCGCTCCGGTCGCTTACGCGACTACGACCCATTCGGCACATTTCCCCGCTTATCAACTTTGTCAGCGGTCTCTTTCAAACAAAATTTATTCCATTCCCAATTCTTTCAACTTACGCGTTAACGTATTTCGGCCCCAGCCTAACAGGCGTGCCGCTTCCTGTTTGTGTCCTTGGGTGTGACGTAATGCGGTGGTTAACAGCGTGCGCTCCATTTCTGGTTGCGCTTCTGACAGTAAGTCCTGATGACCAGACCGTAATGCCCGATCTGCCCATTGCGCCAGTAATGTTGACCAATTATCCGGCATCCGTTGGCCGGAAGCATCTGGTGTGTTGGTTTCAAACAGCTCAGAAGGTAAGTCCTGAACCAGTACTTCTTGCCCGGCAGCCATCACCGTCAACCAACGGCAGGTATTTTCCAGTTGGCGTACGTTTCCTGGCCAAGGCAGGCGAGTCAGTGCAACTTCTGTTTCAGGGTGCAGGTTTTTGGCTTCGACACCCAACTCTTTCGCGGCTACTTGCAAGAAGTAGCGAGCCAGACGCGGAATATCTTCACGGCGCTCACGCAGCGGCGGTAAATGTACGCGAATTACATTCAGACGATGGAATAAATCCTCACGGAATTTCCCCTCCTGAACCCGAAGCTCTAGATTTTGGTGGGTCGCGGCAATGATGCGCACATCCACCTTGACTGGCGCATAACCGCCAACCCGATAGAACTGGCCATCAGCCAAAACACGCAATAGGCGAGTTTGCACATCCAGCGGCATATCACCGATTTCATCTAAAAATAGTGTGCCGCCATCGGCTTGTTCAAAACGGCCCTGGCGCACTTGATTAGCACCGGTAAAGGCCCCTTTTTCGTGACCGAACAGCTCGGACTCAATTAAGTCTTTCGGAATCGCCGCCATATTCAGCGCGATGAACGGCGCTTTAGCCCGCGGGCTATGGCGATGCAATGCATGGGCTACCAACTCTTTACCCGTACCCGATTCGCCGTTAATCAGCACACTAATCGAGGAGCGAGACAAGCGCCCAATGATGCGAAAAACATCCTGCATCGCAGGTGCTTCGCCGATGATATCAGCCGTCGGGCCACTGGCCGGTTGGGTGCGAGCGGGTTGTTGTTGCTCTTGATAATGGCTGATAGCCCGCTCAACCAGCGCGACCGCTTCATCAATATCAAAGGGTTTGGGCAGATAATCAAATGCCCCTTGTTGGTAAGCGCTAACTGCTGCGTCTAAATCAGAATGTGCCGTCATTATGATGACCGGAAGCATCGGGTGGCGCTGCTTAATTTGTTTTAGCAGTGCTAATCCATCCATACCGGGCATACGAATATCGGATAACAACACATCCGGGGTTTGCGTGGCAAGAGCATCCAACACCTGGTTACCGGTATCGAAGGTTGCACAGTTCAGGCCCGCTCCAGTCAGTGCACGTTCAAGCACCCAGCGGATGGAGCTATCGTCATCGACGATCCAGACTATCCCTCGTTGCATAGAAACCTCACTGGCGAATAGGCAGGTAAACCGAGAATTCGGTATGTCCCGGCCAACTGTTAAATTCAATTTTACCCGAATGCTGATCGATAAGACTGCGGGCAATCGACAAGCCAAGGCCTGTCCCTCCCTCACGGCCACTGACCATCGGATAGAACAGGGTATCTTGTAATTGCGTTGGTACACCTGGCCCATCATCTTCAATATCAATTCGCGCGGCCAAGCGGTAGCGCACACCATGCAGCGTTATCTGAAATGCGGTACGGGTACGAAGTGTTATCGTGCCGCCAGCTTCACCTAAAGCTTGTAATGCATTGCGGGTGATATTGAGCAGCACTTGTTCAATTTGGTCGGGGTCGTGCGCCAGCTCAGGCAAACTGGGGTCATAATCACGGATTAACGTCACGTTATCCGGTTTTTCCAGTGATACGAGTTGGCAAACCCGTTCAGCAACCTGATGGATGCTTTGTGTTACATGTTGACCAGGCCGCTGTGGGCCTAATAGGCGGTCAACCAAATTACGTAAGCGGTCAGCTTGTTCAATGATGACTTTGGTATATTCCAGCAATGCCGGATCGGGCAGTGCTTTTGACAGTAATTGTGCTGCACCCCGTAAGCCGCCCAATGGGTTCTTAATCTCATGAGCCAACCCACGCACCAAATCTCGAGCGGCGATTTGTTGAGCATGCTGTAGTTGTTCTTGGCTTAGCCGACGTTGGTTATCCATCGGTGCCATTTCCAGCAATATGAAACCTTCCGCCAATGATTGTGCGGTGAGCGATAAAATATGCGCCCGGCCATCAACGACCAGTGTGACTTCGTTATCGGTAAAACTTTGTCCAGACGCCAGACTTTCCCTCATTAGCTCCATATTCAGAGAAAAATAGCCTAATAATTCGGGGAGTGGTGTACCAAAAAGTTTACGAGAGCTTTGCGCCAGAAGTTGCTGGGCCGCGGGATTGGCATAATGAATAGCCAGAGAATCATCTAATAGCAGAATGCTATTAATGAGAGAATTGAGGATCTGCCCAGCATCGGGCAGCGTGCCTGTTGCCATTACGCAGACTCCTGCACATTTTTGGTGCATTAATCCTAGCGGTTCAGTCGCAACTGAGCCAGAGGAATGATGACGAAAACGAAAAGTGGAGAAAAAAGCCCATTATGAAATGGGCTAAAAGTTTCCACGGCAACAAAAAAACTAAAACTTAAACGCTGTAATACAATTCGAACTCAACTGGGTGCGGAGTCATACGAACGCGGTCCATCTCTTCTTTACGCAGTTCGATATAAGCATCGATAGCGTCGTCAGTGAATACGCCACCACGGGTCAGGAACTCGCGGTCTTCGTTCAGTGCAGCCATTGCTTCGTCCAGTGAACCTGCAACTTTTGGAATTTCAGCTTCTTCTTCCGGTGGCAAGTCATACAGGTTTTTGTCCATCGCATCACCAGGGTGAATCTTATTGATGATGCCATCAAGGCCAGCCATCAGCAGAGCTGCGAAGCACAGGTATGGGTTAGCTGCTGGGTCTGGGAAGCGTGCTTCAATACGACGTGCTTTCGGGCTGGCAACCACAGGGATACGGATAGAAGCTGAACGGTTACGGGCAGAATATGCCAACATTACCGGTGCTTCGTAGCCTGGAACCAAACGCTTATAGGAGTTAGTCGTTGGGTTAGCTAAGGCGTTAATGGCTTTTGCGTGCTTGATGATACCGCCGATATAGAACAGCGCCATTTCAGACAGGCCAGCGTATTTGTCACCAGCGAACAAGTTAGTACCGTTCTTGGACAAAGACATATGGCAGTGCATACCTGAACCGTTATCACCGAACATAGGTTTTGGCATGAAAGTCGCAGTTTTACCGAATGCGTGTGCCACGTTGTGCACCACATATTTGTAAATCTGAATTTCGTCAGCTTTTTTGGTCATGGTATTGAAGCGAGTTGCCACTTCGTTCTGACCCGCTGTTGCAACTTCATGGTGGTGCGCTTCAACTACCAGGCCCATTTCTTCCATGGTCAAACACATGGTAGAACGCAGGTCCTGTGAAGAATCGACCGGAGGAACCGGGAAGTAACCCCCTTTGACTGCTGGGCGATGGCCTTTGTTGCCGCCTTCGTATTTGGTGCTGGAGTTCCATGCGCCTTCGATATCATCGATAGCAACGTGGGAACCGCGGATGGAGCTACCAAAACGAACGTCGTCGAACAGGAAGAATTCTGGCTCTGGCCCAAACAATACGGTATCAGCGATGCCAGAAGATTTTAGGAATTCTTCTGCGCGTTTAGAGATAGAGCGCGGATCGCGGTCATAACCTTGCAAGGTACCTGGCTCAAGGATGTCACAACGGATAATCAGTGTGGAGTCTTCGAAGAACGGATCCATAACAGCGGTGCTGGCGTCTGGCATCAGTACCATGTCGGATTCGTTAATGCCTTTCCAGCCACCAATCGAGGAGCCATCAAACATTTTGCCTTCTTCGAAGAAGTCAGCGTTGACCTGATGAGCAGGAATAGTGATGTGCTGTTCTTTCCCTTTAGTATCGGTGAAGCGCAAATCAACAAATTTCACTTCGTGCTCATTCAGCATCGTCAAAACATGTTCAGCGGACATACTTATATCTCCTGGATTTGTCATAGTCGTCGTGGAACGATTACCGTTTTATCCCCTTCGAACTTGAAGTTGCAGGGTTGTTAGCTGCGTTCACTCACCCAAATCACTTACCTAAGTAAGCTCATTGGGATTCATTCATTTGCTGCCTACCTGCAACACCAATTTCTTTGGGTATATATAGTGTTCAGTTATTCATGCTAAACTGCGTCATAAAATCTATTGCGAAATCTATGCCAACTTTCCAAACCCCCCATTTATGCCATATCATAGGGGTCTGCTGATAGTCAGTATGCACCAGGATAGTTATATTGCACTATTTTGGTGCTTCATTTGCGCTATTGGGCACTGTATTGGTGCAATAAGAGGCCGAGAGGCTATTTTTGCACCGTGAAAGGGATCACAAACACACCGCCGTTAGGTTGTTTATAAGAGAATTTTGTGATCTTGTTTAGTCCCTCGCCTAATACGTGTACAATAGCGCGCTATTTCTAAATGCCTGAGGCAAAAAAGCTGTGATCGAGAATCTGCGTAACATCGCCATTATTGCGCACGTTGACCATGGGAAAACCACCCTGGTTGATAAGTTGCTACAACAATCTGGTACGTTCGGTGAACGTGCTGAAGCAACTGAACGTGTAATGGACTCCAACGATTTGGAGAAAGAGCGTGGGATAACCATCCTCGCTAAAAACACTGCCATTAAGTGGAAAGACTACCGCATCAACATCGTGGATACCCCAGGACACGCCGATTTCGGCGGTGAAGTTGAGCGTGTAATGTCTATGGTTGACTCTGTGCTGCTGGTTGTCGACGCAATGGATGGCCCGATGCCGCAGACCCGTTTCGTGACCAAAAAAGCTTTCGCTAACGGTCTGAAACCAATCGTGGTAATCAATAAAGTTGACCGTCCTGGCGCGCGTCCTGACTGGGTTGTGGATCAGGTGTTCGACCTGTTTGTCAACCTGGATGCCACCGACGAGCAACTGGACTTCCCTATCATTTATGCATCTGCATTGATGGGTATCGCGGGTAATGACCACAATGATATGGCGGCAGACATGACACCGCTGTATCAAGCTATTGTTGACCATGTGTCTCCGCCACAAGTTGAGCCTGATGCACCGTTCCAGATGCAGATTTCTCAGCTGGATTACAACAACTATGTTGGTGTTATCGGCATCGGTCGTATCAAACGCGGTAAAGTTAAGCCTAACCAGCAAGTTACTATCGTTGATAGCGAAGGCAAAACCCGTAACGGTAAAGTCGGTAAAGTTCTGACTCACATGGGTCTGGAACGTATCGAAGCTACCGAGGCTGAAGCTGGCGATATCGTTGCTATCACCGGTCTGGGCGAGTTGAACATCTCTGATACCATTTGTGATGTTAATGCTGTTGAAGCTTTGCCAGCACTGTCAGTTGATGAGCCAACCGTAAGCATGTATTTCTGCGTTAACACCTCTCCGTTCTGTGGTAAAGAAGGCAAGTACGTGACTTCACGTCAGATCCTTGAGCGCCTGAACAAAGAGCTGATTCATAACGTGGCACTGCGTGTTGAAGAAACCGAAGATGCTGATGCATTCCGCGTATCTGGCCGTGGCGAACTGCACCTGTCTGTTCTGATCGAAAACATGCGTCGTGAAGGTTTCGAGCTGGCGGTTTCCCGTCCTAAAGTTATCGTCCGTGAAATTGATGGCCGCAAGCAAGAGCCATTTGAAAACGTGACCTTGGACATCGAAGAACAGCACCAGGGTTCAGTCATGCAAGCCATGGGTGAGCGTAAAGCTGACCTGAAAAACATGGATCCAGACGGTAAAGGCCGTGTGCGTCTCGACTACTTGATCCCTGCTCGTGGTCTGATCGGTTTCCGTACTGAGTTCATGACCATGACTTCTGGTACAGGCCTGCTGTACTCCACATTCAGTCACTATGATGATGTGCGTCCAGGCGAGATCGGCCAGCGTCAAAACGGTGTACTGATCTCTAATGGTCAGGGTAAAGCTGTTGCGTTCGCATTGTTCAAACTGCAAGACCGCGGCAAGCTGTTCATCGGTCATGGTACAGAAGTGTATGAAGGCCAAATCATCGGTATTCACTCACGTTCTAATGACCTGACGGTAAACTGCCTGACCGGTAAGCAACTGACCAACATGCGTGCATCGGGTACTGACGAAGCAACCACTCTGGTTCCTTTCCTGAAGAAAACTCTGGAACAGGCTCTGGAATTCATCGATGACGATGAATTGGTTGAAGTGACCCCGCAATCGATCCGTATCCGTAAGCGTCACTTGACGGAAAACGATCGTAAGCGTGCAGGTCGTGGTCCTAAAGAAGATTAATTCTTCTTGGTTCTGCTGATACTTAGGGCGCGAAAAGCGCCCTGAGTTCTATCCTCCGCACCCTTGAAGCTGCAACTGTGTTAGCTTCGCTCACTAACCCGAATCACTTACCGTCGTGCGCTCATCGGGATAAGTTCACTTGCTGCCTTGTTGCAACTCCAAGGTTTTTCTATTTTTTTGCCATTGTTATAAAAATATTATTTTTCCTGACTGACCCCTCCTTTTTCTCCCTCACTCTGTTCAGTTTTCTTTTTTCCCGTTAC
The sequence above is drawn from the Yersinia enterocolitica subsp. enterocolitica genome and encodes:
- the yihI gene encoding Der GTPase-activating protein YihI produces the protein MKQPNKAPRADRAAPKGTATPKRHKKTRVELDIEARERKRQKRHSGNRSGARTNVEGSNKTGSTQAQEKDPRIGSKVPVPLVVESKAKAKPTTKPVAKVEAKPRLTPEEELTKLENDERLDALLDRLDNDEVLSKEDQAYVDLTLDRIDALMEQLGIELGDDEDDEEREEKPEDILKLLKSGNPKDTF
- the hemN gene encoding oxygen-independent coproporphyrinogen III oxidase; this translates as MSENAVVWDLSLIQKYNYSGPRYTSYPTALEFSEEYDESAFQQAVKRYPQRPLSLYVHIPFCHKLCYFCGCNKLVTRQQHKADEYLAVLEKEIRQRAALFAGRQVSQMHWGGGTPTYLNKTQITHLMNLLRENFDFLPGAEQSIEVDPREIELDVLDHLRAEGFNRLSMGVQDFNKEVQRLVNREQDEDFIFALIARAKALGFNSTNIDLIYGLPKQTPESFAFTLKRVAELNPDRLSVFNYAHLPSLFAAQRKIKYADLPTAEQRLDILQHTISFLTESGYQFIGMDHFARPDDELAIAQREGKLHRNFQGYTTQGESDLLGLGVSAISMLGDSYAQNEKDLKTYYAVVEQRGNALWRGLTMTEDDCLRRDVIKTLICNFQISYQPIEQHYGIRFADYFAEDFELLTPFEHDGLVERDDKSIRVTPRGRLLIRNICMCFDIYLRKQARKQQFSRVI
- the glnG gene encoding nitrogen regulation protein NR(I) gives rise to the protein MQRGIVWIVDDDSSIRWVLERALTGAGLNCATFDTGNQVLDALATQTPDVLLSDIRMPGMDGLALLKQIKQRHPMLPVIIMTAHSDLDAAVSAYQQGAFDYLPKPFDIDEAVALVERAISHYQEQQQPARTQPASGPTADIIGEAPAMQDVFRIIGRLSRSSISVLINGESGTGKELVAHALHRHSPRAKAPFIALNMAAIPKDLIESELFGHEKGAFTGANQVRQGRFEQADGGTLFLDEIGDMPLDVQTRLLRVLADGQFYRVGGYAPVKVDVRIIAATHQNLELRVQEGKFREDLFHRLNVIRVHLPPLRERREDIPRLARYFLQVAAKELGVEAKNLHPETEVALTRLPWPGNVRQLENTCRWLTVMAAGQEVLVQDLPSELFETNTPDASGQRMPDNWSTLLAQWADRALRSGHQDLLSEAQPEMERTLLTTALRHTQGHKQEAARLLGWGRNTLTRKLKELGME
- the glnL gene encoding nitrogen regulation protein NR(II); the encoded protein is MATGTLPDAGQILNSLINSILLLDDSLAIHYANPAAQQLLAQSSRKLFGTPLPELLGYFSLNMELMRESLASGQSFTDNEVTLVVDGRAHILSLTAQSLAEGFILLEMAPMDNQRRLSQEQLQHAQQIAARDLVRGLAHEIKNPLGGLRGAAQLLSKALPDPALLEYTKVIIEQADRLRNLVDRLLGPQRPGQHVTQSIHQVAERVCQLVSLEKPDNVTLIRDYDPSLPELAHDPDQIEQVLLNITRNALQALGEAGGTITLRTRTAFQITLHGVRYRLAARIDIEDDGPGVPTQLQDTLFYPMVSGREGGTGLGLSIARSLIDQHSGKIEFNSWPGHTEFSVYLPIRQ
- the glnA gene encoding glutamate--ammonia ligase, whose translation is MSAEHVLTMLNEHEVKFVDLRFTDTKGKEQHITIPAHQVNADFFEEGKMFDGSSIGGWKGINESDMVLMPDASTAVMDPFFEDSTLIIRCDILEPGTLQGYDRDPRSISKRAEEFLKSSGIADTVLFGPEPEFFLFDDVRFGSSIRGSHVAIDDIEGAWNSSTKYEGGNKGHRPAVKGGYFPVPPVDSSQDLRSTMCLTMEEMGLVVEAHHHEVATAGQNEVATRFNTMTKKADEIQIYKYVVHNVAHAFGKTATFMPKPMFGDNGSGMHCHMSLSKNGTNLFAGDKYAGLSEMALFYIGGIIKHAKAINALANPTTNSYKRLVPGYEAPVMLAYSARNRSASIRIPVVASPKARRIEARFPDPAANPYLCFAALLMAGLDGIINKIHPGDAMDKNLYDLPPEEEAEIPKVAGSLDEAMAALNEDREFLTRGGVFTDDAIDAYIELRKEEMDRVRMTPHPVEFELYYSV
- the typA gene encoding ribosome-dependent GTPase TypA, which codes for MIENLRNIAIIAHVDHGKTTLVDKLLQQSGTFGERAEATERVMDSNDLEKERGITILAKNTAIKWKDYRINIVDTPGHADFGGEVERVMSMVDSVLLVVDAMDGPMPQTRFVTKKAFANGLKPIVVINKVDRPGARPDWVVDQVFDLFVNLDATDEQLDFPIIYASALMGIAGNDHNDMAADMTPLYQAIVDHVSPPQVEPDAPFQMQISQLDYNNYVGVIGIGRIKRGKVKPNQQVTIVDSEGKTRNGKVGKVLTHMGLERIEATEAEAGDIVAITGLGELNISDTICDVNAVEALPALSVDEPTVSMYFCVNTSPFCGKEGKYVTSRQILERLNKELIHNVALRVEETEDADAFRVSGRGELHLSVLIENMRREGFELAVSRPKVIVREIDGRKQEPFENVTLDIEEQHQGSVMQAMGERKADLKNMDPDGKGRVRLDYLIPARGLIGFRTEFMTMTSGTGLLYSTFSHYDDVRPGEIGQRQNGVLISNGQGKAVAFALFKLQDRGKLFIGHGTEVYEGQIIGIHSRSNDLTVNCLTGKQLTNMRASGTDEATTLVPFLKKTLEQALEFIDDDELVEVTPQSIRIRKRHLTENDRKRAGRGPKED